The following are from one region of the Aspergillus chevalieri M1 DNA, chromosome 1, nearly complete sequence genome:
- a CDS encoding CaiB/BaiF CoA transferase family protein (COG:I;~EggNog:ENOG410PGXZ;~InterPro:IPR023606,IPR003673;~PFAM:PF02515;~go_function: GO:0008410 - CoA-transferase activity [Evidence IEA]), translated as MSVALKFQALVRRPVVNSPTIAAATGLRRTAPWRQSYSSAVGDTLPLTGIKVLDMTRVLAGPYCTQILGDLGAEVIKIEHPVRGDDTRAWGPPFAKYQDESRQGPGESAYYLAVNRNKKSIGLSFAHKSGVEILHKLVKECDVLVENYLPGGLKKYNMDYETLHAINPKLIYASITGYGQTGPYSNRAGYDVMVEAEMGLMHITGARDGAPVKVGVAVTDLTTGLYTSNAIMAALIARGRTGKGQHIDASLSDCQVATLSNLASSALISGKKDSGRWGTAHPSIVPYRSYKTRDGDILFGGGNDKLFGVLCDRLGYPDWKTDARFVTNSDRVKHREEIDGLIENTTKQKTTQEWLEVFEGSGMPYAAVNDIQGTLNHSHVQARGMVTEVDHPDCGPVKLVNTPIKYSHATPGIRTPPPTLGQHTDEILGGIEYGKEDIARLKQDGVVS; from the exons ATGAGCGTCGCATTGAAGTTTCAGGCCCTCGTCCGTCGGCCAGTGGTGAATAGTCCTACTATTGCTGCTGCGACTGGTCTCCGGCGCACGGCACCATGGCGACAAAGTTATTCGAGCGCTGTTGGCGATACACTGCCTCTGACTGGAATTAAGGTGCTTGATATGACCAGAGTTCTGGCTGGT CCATACTGTACGCAGATCTTGGGAGACTTAGG AGCAGAGGTCATTAAAATCGAACACCCTGTGCGTGGTGATGATACTCGAGCCTGGGGTCCGCCATTTGCGAAATACCAGGACGAGTCGCGACAGGGCCCTGGCGAGAGCGCTTACTACTTAGCT GTGAACCGCAATAAGAAGTCGATTGGCCTCTCTTTCGCTCACAAGTCCGGCGTCGAGATTCTGCACAAGCTTGTCAAGGAATGCGATGTTCTCGTTGAAAACTACCTCCCTGGAGGTCTCAAGAAGTACAATATGGATTACGAAACACTGCACGCTATCAATCCCAAGTTAATCTACGCCAGCATCACCGGGTACGGCCAGACGGGTCCATATAGCAACCGAGCTGGATACGACGTGATGGTCGAAGCGGAGATGGGCCTGATGCACATCACGGGGGCGCGGGATGGCGCTCCAGTTAAAGTGGGTGTGGCGGTTACAGATTTAACAACGGGGTTATATACTTCGAACGCAATCATGGCTGCGCTTATCGCCCGTGGACGGACTGGAAAGGGGCAGCATATCGACGCATCCCTGAGCGATTGTCAGGTTGCGACACTGTCGAATCTTGCCAGTTCCGCTCTTATCAGTGGGAAGAAGGACTCGGGACGATGGGGCACCGCGCATC CATCCATTGTACCCTACCGGAGCTACAAAACCCGTGATGGGGACATTCTTTTCGGAGGCGGCAATGACAAATTATTTGGAGTGCTGTGCGATCGACTGGGATATCCCGATTGGAAGACAGATGCCCGCTTTGTCACAAACAGCGATCGAGTGAAGCATCGTGAGGAGATAGACGGCTTAATCGAGAACACGACGAAACAGAAGACAACCCAGGAATGGCTCGAGGTTTTTGAGGGAAGCGGGATGCCGTATGCTGCTGTAAACGATATTCAAGGAACACTAAACCACTCGCACG TCCAAGCACGTGGAATGGTCACTGAAGTTGACCACCCGGACTGTGGTCCCGTCAAGTTGGTGAATACGCccatcaagtattcgcaTGCCACACCAGGCATTAGGACGCCACCGCCGACTTTGGGTCAACACACGGATGAAATCCTTGGAGGAATTGAATATGGTAAGGAAGATATAGCCCGTTTGAAGCAGGATGGAGTAGTATCGTAG
- the RIB5 gene encoding riboflavin synthase (COG:H;~EggNog:ENOG410PHUK;~InterPro:IPR026017,IPR017938,IPR001783,IPR023366;~PFAM:PF00677), with product MFTGLVEKIGRVTSLEPLDTSSSGGGGTSLTISNCEEILTDAHLGDSIAVNGTCLTVTAFDKTWFKVGVAPETLRRTNLGSLKTNSTVNLERAVKADTRMGGHFVQGHVDTVATILSVMPEGNALVFRLQPRDKGVLRYIVEKGYVTLDGASLTVTKVVDGEEGYWEVMLIAYTQEKIVTASKKVGEEVNVEIDIVGKYVEKSVESYFTQASGGDYGILEKMVSRIVDERLKN from the exons ATGTTTACTGGCCTTGTTGAAAAGATTGGGA GGGTGACGTCCCTCGAGCCCCTCGACACCTCGTCGAGCGGAGGTGGTGGCACATCGTTGACCATTTCCAACTGCGAAGAGATCCTCACAGATGCTCATCTGGGCGATAGCATCGCCGTTAATG GAACATGCCTCACAGTAACCGCCTTCGACAAGACCTGGTTCAAGGTCGGCGTCGCCCCTGAAACCCTCCGCCGCACAAACCTGGGCTCCCTCAAGACAAATTCCACTGTCAATCTCGAACGCGCCGTCAAGGCCGACACGCGCATGGGCGGCCACTTTGTCCAGGGCCACGTCGACACCGTCGCAACAATCTTGTCCGTGATGCCGGAAGGTAACGCTTTGGTCTTCCGTCTGCAGCCGCGCGATAAGGGTGTGTTGCGTTATATCGTTGAGAAGGGCTATGTGACCTTGGACGGTGCGAGTCTGACAGTGACCAAGGTTgttgatggggaggagggTTACTGGGAGGTAATGCTTATTGCGTACACCCAGGAGAAGATTGTTACGGCATCTAAGAAAGTTGGGGAGGAAGTTAATGTTGAGATTGACATTGTCGGGAAGTACGTTGAGAAGAGTGTGGAGAGCTACTTTACCCAGGCTTCTGGAGGTGACTATGGGATTTTAGAGAAGATGGTCTCTCGTATTGTGGATGAGAGACTCAAGAATTGA
- a CDS encoding Brix domain-containing protein (BUSCO:EOG09263NE7;~COG:J;~EggNog:ENOG410PFZF;~InterPro:IPR007109;~PFAM:PF04427): protein MARRVKNRTHAKPANASAKAKASVTASGNVSKTPKSMVIRVGASQVGSSVSQLVKDVRLMMEPDTAVRLKERKSNRLRDYTVMTGPLGVSHLMLFSKSATGNTNMRLALTPRGPTLHFHVENYSLCKDVEKALKRPRGGGQDHKTPPLLVMNNFNSPDATEDSKVPKRLESLCTTIFQSMFPPINPQATPLSSIRRIMLLNREQEEGSDSYIMTLRHYAISTKKTGISKRIRRLDPKEVRNKDPKAAVPNLGKLEDAADYLLDPSAAGYTSTSETEMDTDAEVEVAESTTRKILNKRDLQRMKAGDKEKAEKKINSAPEVEKRAVKLVELGPRMRLRLTKVEEGLCEGKVMWHDYITKSADEVKKMEKSWDQRKKEKEQRKKQQKDNIEKKKQEKAKARAEGKEVKSDDEDEVMDDEDDWLSDDLEEGEGEEQEGEMDSDDSMEE from the exons ATGGCAAGGCGAGTCAAGAATCGCACTCATGCGAAGCCAGCTAATGCGTCGGCCAAGGCAAAGGCCAGTGTCACTGCTTCCGGCAATGTGAGCAAGACTCCGAAGTCTATGGTTATTCGAGTCGGCGCTTCGCAAGTCGGTTCGAGTGTTAGCCAGCTGGTTAAGGATGTTCGATTGATGATGGAGCCTGATACGGCTGTGCGGTTGAAG GAACGTAAATCCAACAGATTGAGGGACTATACGGTCATGACGGGCCCTCTCGGTGTCTCTCACCTCATGCTATTCTCGAAATCGGCCACCGGAAACACCAATATGCGTCTTGCGCTCACTCCTCGCGGACCAACTCTTCACTTCCATGTCGAGAACTATTCGTTATGCAAAGATGTCGAGAAAGCATTGAAGCGCCCGAGAGGCGGTGGACAGGATCACAAAACACCACCCCTGCTCGTCATGAACAACTTCAACTCGCCTGATGCGACAGAAGACTCGAAAGTGCCCAAGCGTCTCGAGAGCTTATGTACAACCATCTTCCAGTCGATGTTCCCTCCGATCAATCCCCAGGCTACGCCGCTGTCCTCTATCCGCCGTATCATGCTCTTGAACAGAGAGCAAGAAGAGGGAAGCGATTCGTATATCATGACTTTGAGACATTACGCGATCAGTACGAAGAAGACCGGTATCTCGAAACGGATTCGCCGCCTCGACCCTAAGGAGGTTCGAAACAAAGATCCCAAGGCTGCTGTTCCTAATTTGGGGAAACTCGAAGATGCTGCAGACTATTTACTCGACCCGTCGGCAGCCGGCTACACTTCGACAAGCGAGACTGAAATGGACACGGATgcggaggttgaggttgcggAGAGCACCACCAGGAAGATTCTGAACAAGAGAGATTTGCAGCGCATGAAGGCTGGCGACAAAGAGAAGGCTGAGAAGAAAATAAACAGCGCGCCTGAGGTCGAGAAACGGGCAGTTAAGCTGGTTGAATTGGGCCCTCGCATGCGACTCCGATTGACCAAGGTCGAGGAGGGACTATGTGAAGGCAAGGTCATGTGGCACGATTACATTACGAAGTCTGCAGATGAAGTTAAGAAGATGGAAAAGAGCTGGGATCagagaaagaaggagaaggagcaaagaaagaagcagcaaaaggaCAATattgaaaagaagaagcaggagaAAGCTAAGGCTAGAGCTGAAGGAAAGGAAGTCAAGAgcgatgacgaggatgaagtgatggatgatgaagatgactggCTCAGTGACGACCTTGAGGAAGGTGAGGGAGAAGAGCAGGAAGGTGAGATGGATAGTGACGATTCCATGGAGGAATGA
- the rrp3 gene encoding RNA-dependent ATPase RRP3 (COG:A;~EggNog:ENOG410PF8V;~InterPro:IPR027417,IPR001650,IPR014014,IPR014001, IPR011545,IPR000629;~PFAM:PF04851,PF00270,PF00271;~go_function: GO:0003676 - nucleic acid binding [Evidence IEA];~go_function: GO:0004386 - helicase activity [Evidence IEA];~go_function: GO:0005524 - ATP binding [Evidence IEA]) translates to MPGFKKQKTVKLESRKVKEPEPPSREDSGSEAEETPDNPQAQDETAEAGDKKPLPKSFKELGVIPQLCEACDNLGFKAPTAIQSEAIPLALQGRDLIGLAETGSGKTAAFALPILQALMEKPQSLFGLILAPTRELAYQISQSFETLGSTISVRCATIVGGMDMVSQSIALGKKPHIVVATPGRLLDHMENTKGFSLRSLKYLVMDEADRLLDMDFGPLLDKILKVLPRERRTYLFSATLSSKVESLQRASLSNPLKVSISSSKYQTVSTLMQSYLFIPHKFKDLYLVYLLNEFAGQSAIIFTRTVHETQRMSFLLRALGFGAIPLHGQLSQSARLGALGKFRSRSRDILVATDVAARGLDIPSVDVVLNFDLPTDSKTYVHRVGRTARAGKSGVAISFLTQYDIEVWQRIERALGKQLDEYAIKKDEVMVFAERVSEAQRQAIMEMKAYDEKKGTRGKKGRGKRSRDEMDEEEG, encoded by the exons ATGCCCGGATtcaagaagcaaaagaccGTGAAGCTGGAATCACGTAAGGTCAAGGAACCAGAGCCCCCCAGCCGCGAAGACTCTGGCTCTGAAGCTGAAGAGACCCCCGATAACCCTCAAGCGCAAGATGAGACCGCCGAAGCAGGAGACAAGAAGCCGCTTCCCAaatcgttcaaagagttagGAGTGATCCCGCAATTATGTGAAGCTTGCGACAACTTGGGATTCAAGGCCCCCACCGCAATTCAGTCCGAAGCTATTCCGTTGGCTTTGCAAGGCCGTGATTTGATCGGTTTGGCAGAGACGGGAAGTGGAAAGACCGCAGCTTTTGCTCTCCCGATCCTACAAG CCCTCATGGAGAAGCCCCAGTCCCTCTTCGGTCTCATCCTCGCCCCAACCCGTGAATTAGCATACCAGATCTCTCAATCCTTTGAAACTCTCGGCTCGACCATCTCCGTTCGATGCGCAACAATAGTCGGAGGTATGGACATGGTATCCCAATCGATTGCGCTTGGAAAGAAGCCACACATCGTCGTTGCGACTCCCGGTCGTTTGCTGGACCACATGGAGAACACCAAGGGCTTTTCCCTCCGCAGTCTCAAATACCTCGTCATGGACGAAGCAGATAGACTGCTTGACATGGACTTCGGTCCCCTCCTGGATAAGATCCTGAAAGTGCTCCCCAGAGAACGCCGCACATACCTCTTTTCCGCGACACTCAGTTCCAAAGTGGAATCATTGCAGCGCGCCTCCCTCTCCAACCCGCTCAAGGTGTCTATCTCCTCGAGCAAATACCAAACCGTCTCAACCCTTATGCAGTCATATCTCTTCATTCCTCACAAGTTCAAGGACCTCTACCTGGTCTACCTGCTTAACGAATTCGCCGGCCAATCTGCCATCATTTTCACCCGCACTGTCCACGAAACACAACGCATGTCCTTCCTTCTCAGAGCCCTGGGATTTGGCGCTATTCCTCTCCACGGTCAACTCTCTCAGTCCGCCCGTCTGGGTGCCCTGGGCAAGTTTCGTTCCCGCAGCCGTGATATCTTGGTCGCTACTGATGTCGCAGCCCGTGGTCTGGATATCCCGTCCGTCGACGTGGTTCTGAACTTCGACCTTCCCACTGATAGCAAGACATACGTTCACCGTGTCGGACGTACCGCGCGTGCCGGAAAGAGTGGTGTGGCCATTAGCTTCTTGACACAGTATGATATCGAGGTTTGGCAGCGCATTGAGAGAGCCCTGGGCAAGCAACTTGATGAGTACGCTATCAAGAAGGACGAGGTGATGGTGTTCGCTGAACGTGTTTCGGAGGCTCAGCGACAGGCAATCATGGAGATGAAGGCCTAcgatgagaagaagggaaCCAGAGGCAAGAAGGGTAGAGGGAAACGATCTCGTGATGAGAtggacgaagaggaaggttAA
- the agm1 gene encoding phosphoacetylglucosamine mutase PCM1 (BUSCO:EOG092621YU;~COG:G;~EggNog:ENOG410PHNA;~InterPro:IPR016657,IPR036900,IPR016055,IPR005844, IPR005843;~PFAM:PF00408;~go_function: GO:0004610 - phosphoacetylglucosamine mutase activity [Evidence IEA];~go_function: GO:0016868 - intramolecular transferase activity, phosphotransferases [Evidence IEA];~go_process: GO:0005975 - carbohydrate metabolic process [Evidence IEA];~go_process: GO:0071704 - organic substance metabolic process [Evidence IEA]) codes for MVTASHNPAQDNGVKLVDPMGEMLEAEWEEHATKLANAPLDKIADVYEKLIQEIDVNMENPARVVFARDTRASGSRLVSVLNAALTATEVEFADMKYMTTPQLHYIVRCKNTLGTQYEYGEPTEQGYYEKLAEAFKRVMRGIKVKGGLTVDCANGVGGPKLREIIKYLPSAEEGGLDIKVVNDDVINPDSLNFECGADFVKTKQRAPPSSKAAVLDRCASLDGDADRLVYYFVDESNVFRLLDGDRIATLAASFIGDLARSAGIAQNLKIGIIQTAYANGSSTDYIEKVLKLQSVCTNTGVKHLHHAAMRFDVGVYFEANGHGTITFSENALKTIKSAEPQSPAQQRSIECLQGLTDLINQAVGDAISDMLLVEAILAHKSWSPKEWLGTYTDLPSRLVRVEVADRSIFKAYDAERKLESPPGLQTKIESLMSRYNKGRSFARASGTEDAVRVYAEAASRSEADDLATRVANAVREAGSVKEILQAS; via the exons ATGGTCACGGCCAGCCACAATCCCGCGCAGGACAATGGTGTCAAATTGGTTGACCCAATG GGTGAAATGTTGGAA GCTGAATGGGAGGAACACGCGACAAAGCTCGCCAACGCTCCGTTGGATAAGATTGCCGATGTGTATGAAAAACTGATTCAGGAGATCGACGTCAACATGGAGAACCCGGCTCGTGTGGTTTTCGCCCGGGACACTCGTGCATCTGGCTCTCGTCTGGTCAGTGTGCTCAATGCTGCACTTACCGCTACAGAGGTCGAGTTTGCCGACATGAAATATATGACCACCCCTCAATTGCACTATATCGTCCGTTGCAAGAACACTCTTGGGACACAGTATGAGTACGGTGAGCCTACCGAGCAGGGTTATTATGAAAAGCTTGCCGAGGCTTTCAAGAGAGTGATGAGGGGCATCAAGGTCAAGGGAGGCCTGACTGTCGACTGTGCAAACGGCGTTGGTGGACCTAAATTGAGGGAAATAATCAAATACTTGCCTAGTGCTGAGGAGGGTGGTCTTGATATCAAAGTCGTCAACGACGACGTCATCAACCCCGACAGCCTGAACTTCGAG TGCGGCGCCGATTTTGTGAAGACCAAGCAACGTGCTCCTCCATCTTCAAAGGCCGCTGTTCTCGACCGTTGCGCCTCCTTGGACGGTGACGCGGACCGTCTGGTCTACTATTTTGTTGATGAGAGCAACGTCTTCCGCCTCCTTGACGGTGATCGCATTGCCACTCTGGCCGCCTCCTTCATTGGCGACTTGGCCCGAAGCGCTGGTATTGCGCAAAACCTCAAGATCGGTATCATTCAAACTGCTTACGCGAATGGCTCCAGCACGGATTACATTGAGAAGGTGTTGAAGCTTCAGTCCGTCTGCACTAACACCGGTGTTAAACATCTCCACCATGCCGCTATGCGCTTCGACGTTGGCGTTTACTTTGAAGCCAACGGCCATGGTACCATTACTTTCTCTGAGAACGCCCTGAAGACCATCAAGAGCGCCGAGCCTCAGTCCCCGGCCCAGCAACGCTCGATTGAATGTTTGCAAGGTCTCACTGACTTGATCAACCAAGCGGTCGGTGATGCAATCTCTGACATGCTCCTGGTTGAAGCTATCCTTGCCCACAAGTCATGGAGCCCCAAGGAATGGCTTGGAACTTATACAGACCTTCCTTCCCGTCTCGTCCGCGTCGAGGTTGCTGATCGCTCCATCTTCAAGGCTTATGATGCAGAGCGTAAGCTTGAGTCACCTCCAGGCCTCCAGACCAAGATCGAGTCCCTCATGTCTCGGTACAACAAGGGACGGAGTTTTGCACGTGCAAGTGGTACCGAAGATGCAGTCCGTGTCTATGCAGAGGCAGCCAGCCGGTCTGAAGCGGACGACCTGGCCACCCGTGTTGCCAACGCGGTTCGCGAAGCTGGCTCGGTCAAGGAAATCTTGCAAGCTTCTTGA
- a CDS encoding PGAP3/PER1 family protein (COG:S;~EggNog:ENOG410PID0;~InterPro:IPR007217;~PFAM:PF04080;~SECRETED:SignalP(1-28);~TransMembrane:7 (n12-23c28/29o107-124i145-164o176-195i207-229o235-255i267-287o299-318i);~go_process: GO:0006506 - GPI anchor biosynthetic process [Evidence IEA]): MGLGTIGRTFSCLFVFFIFATLIGKSSASLGDHLPEFKECVKVCQAENCKDGNSVIPFHLRLMLWNCPAECDYTCQHVVTDLRVARDPPMITPIVQFHGKWPFRRMIGMQEPFSVIFSLLNFLAHWHGISRIKESIPAWHSLRKYYIWFGYCGLACWTFSTIFHCRDFPLTEKLDYFGAGANVMYGLYLAAIRVLRLDQETPRFKPTLRRLLTVLCAVLYTLHVCYLSFWSWDYTYNMIANIVVGMISNVLWVGFSIYRYRKQQKMWTAWPGMIVLWIILAMSLELLDFPPWHGLIDAHSLWHLGTVIPTAWWYSFLIKDIQNDVAGIRYKA, encoded by the exons ATGGGCTTGGGCACCATAGGGAGAACATTCTCCTGtctttttgtcttttttatATTCGCTACCCTGATTGGAAAGTCTTCAGCTTCTTTGGGAGACCACCTCCCGGAGTTCAAAGAATGTGTCAAG GTCTGCCAGGCTGAGAACTGCAAAGATGGCAATTCGGTTATTC CATTCCATCTCCGCCTCATGCTCTGGAACTGTCCGGCTGAATGCGATTATACCTGCCAACATGTTGTCACTGACCTCCGAGTCGCTCGAGACCCTCCGATGATCACTCCTATCGTCCAGTTCCATGGAAAATGGCCGTTTCGCAGAATGATCGGCATGCAGGAACCGTTTTCTGTCATCTTTTCTCTGCTGAACTTCCTGGCCCATTGGCATGGTATTTCCCGAATTAAAGAGTCGATCCCAGCCTGGCATTCCCTCCGGAAATACTATATTTGGTTTGGATACTGTGGTCTGGCGTGTTGGACGTTTAGCACGATCTTCCACTGCAGGGACTTTCCACTCACGGAGAAGCTGGACTATTTCGGAGCCGGGGCGAATGTCATGTATGGTCTCTATCTTGCTGCCATCCGGGTCTTGCGCCTAGACCAGGAGACTCCCCGGTTTAAACCGACGTTGCGCCGCCTATTGACTGTGCTCTGTGCTGTCCTTTACACCTTGCACGTGTGCTATCTGAGCTTCTGGTCATGGGACTATACCTACAACATGATTGCCAATATCGTGGTTGGAATGATATCGAATGTACTGTGGGTCGGATTCAGTATCTATCGGTATCGGAAGCAGCAGAAAATGTGGACCGCTTGGCCAGGAATGATTGTTCTCTGGATCATATTGGCCATGAGCCTGGAGCTGCTTGACTTTCCCCCCTGGCATGGGCTGATCGATGCCCACAGTCTCTGGCACCTCGGGACCGTCATTCCAACTGCATGGTGGTACTC GTTCCTTATCAAGGACATTCAAAACGACGTAGCTGGGATACGATACAAGGCTTGA